One genomic region from Ptychodera flava strain L36383 chromosome 14, AS_Pfla_20210202, whole genome shotgun sequence encodes:
- the LOC139150391 gene encoding protein numb homolog isoform X4 codes for MKKLRRSLSKRETYVPECSKPHQWQEDEKLVKAGTCNFPVKYLGSVEVAESRGMPICEEAVRKLRDMGKKKVRAILWVSSDGLRVVDEDSKGLIVDQTIEKVSFCAPDRNNERAFSYICRDGTTRRWLCHAFIAQRDSGERLSHAVGCAFSACLERKQKRDKECGVKVEFDVNKTTFARQGSFREPTLTEKLEMQKREREAEEKSRTGSASQPPIQPVYNPHAVPRRHATAQMLQRQGSFRGFPQLSHDAPFKRQLSLRLSELPSTLQRQKDLQSLQEESGSPTSPLSPSRPQQNTSFQAFQPAQPTAATHNVAQQDSISSLCQQLSMGLDELSSKDPFADFSGMNATTSPPSNSMSSGVGTSMYSPNRQPLPPQQNAPMSVTAVSNAALPIRQANPWENTATADSTTKTAVSPAKSAWTPGHRRQLSDADRWLETAQQTAGAANSPGNPFLTGSQANNSVVKSKSSPYNLSNQTSTPPSERPPLIKSHTINDPFMPMQMPATNSQHNGVGNQQASYANMSASMAKSSPVAQQRTFNGGLNSSWTNDMSRNLPARNQPSPQIDPFDAQWSALANKQNQPPSPGNPFNNRNVVKTFEINL; via the exons ATGAAGAAACTAAGGCGCAGCCTGAGCAAAAGGGAAACATATGTACCGGAATGCAGCAAACCACACCAATGGCAAGAGGATGAGAAGTTAGTCAAAGCTGGAACCTGTAATTTCCCAGTAAAG taTTTAGGAAGTGTGGAGGTTGCTGAATCCAGGGGCATGCCAATATGTGAAGAAGCAGTTCGAAAACTCAGAGAT ATGGGGAAAAAGAAAGTCAGGGCGATTCTGTGGGTGTCTTCAGATGGACTTAGAGTTGTTGATGAAGACAGCAAG GGCTTGATCGTAGACCAAACTATCGAGAAGGTATCATTCTGTGCCCCAGACAGGAATAATGAGAGGGCGTTCTCTTACATCTGTCGTGATGGTACCACTAGGAGATGGCTGTGCCATGCTTTCATTGCTCAAAGGGATTCG GGAGAGAGACTGAGCCATGCTGTAGGTTGTGCATTTTCTGCATGTCTTGAAAGGAAACAGAAGAGAGATAAGGAATGCGGCGTCAAGGTGGAATTTGATGTCAACAAAACCACCTTTGCCAGGCAGGGATCATTCCGGGAGCCAACCCTGACGGAAAAATTGGAAATGCAGAAAAGAGAACGAGAAGCAGAAGAGAAGAGCAGAACAG GAAGTGCCTCCCAACCACCCATTCAGCCAGTTTACAATCCCCATGCTGTTCCAAGGAGACATGCCACCGCACAGATGTTGCAGAGGCAGGGATCATTCCGTGGATTTCCCCAACTCTCCCATGATGCTCCATTCAAGAGGCAGCTGTCACTTAGACTCAGTGAACTGCCATCAACGCTACAAAGACAGAAAGATCTACAAAGTCTACAGGAGGAATCTG GATCACCAACGTCTCCATTGTCACCAAGCCGACCACAGCAAAACACTTCGTTCCAGGCTTTCCAACCTGCACAGCCGACTGCAGCAACCCACAATGTTGCACAGCAAGACAGCATCAGTTCCTTGTGTCAGCAACTAAGCATGGGATTGGATGAACTCAGCAGTAAAGATCCATTTGCTGACTTCTCAGGAATGAACGCAACGACATCTCCACCTTCAAACTCCATGTCGTCAGGAGTCGGTACCTCCATGTACTCACCAAACAGACAACCACTACCACCTCAACAAA ATGCTCCTATGTCAGTGACTGCTGTTAGCAATGCAGCGTTGCCGATTAGACAAGCCAATCCATGGGAAAACACAGCTACAGCAGACAGCACAACAAAGACAGCAGTTTCACCGGCCAAGTCAGCCTGGACACCAGGACACAGAAGACAACTCTCAGATGCCGACAGGTGGCTTGAGACGGCCCAGCAGACTGCCGGAGCAGCAAACAGCCCTGGAAATCCATTCTTGACTGGATCACAGGCCAATAACAGTGTTGTCAAAAGCAAGTCCAGTCCGTACAACCTGTCGAACCAGACTAGCACACCGCCGTCTGAGAGACCTCCGCTGATAAAAAGCCATACTATAAACGACCCATTTATGCCTATGCAGATGCCAGCAACAAACAGTCAACATAACGGAGTAGGAAACCAGCAGGCAAGCTATGCCAATATGAGCGCATCAATGGCCAAGTCATCACCCGTTGCACAGCAAAGAACTTTCAATGGGGGACTCAACAGTTCCTGGACAAACGACATGTCGCGCAACCTGCCTGCTAGAAACCAACCATCTCCACAAATTGACCCATTTGATGCTCAGTGGAGCGCTCTCGCCAACAAGCAGAACCAGCCGCCAAGCCCGGGAAATCCATTCAACAACCGAAATGTTGTCAAAACTTTTGAAATCAACCTATGA
- the LOC139150391 gene encoding protein numb-like isoform X2: protein MIGEARTSQHAMAREVPSNIETVDKCYITDRCRRLFHSSQNKGVRVGTNNFHRSFRKSLRKSFRMKKLRRSLSKRETYVPECSKPHQWQEDEKLVKAGTCNFPVKYLGSVEVAESRGMPICEEAVRKLRDMGKKKVRAILWVSSDGLRVVDEDSKGLIVDQTIEKVSFCAPDRNNERAFSYICRDGTTRRWLCHAFIAQRDSGERLSHAVGCAFSACLERKQKRDKECGVKVEFDVNKTTFARQGSFREPTLTEKLEMQKREREAEEKSRTGSASQPPIQPVYNPHAVPRRHATAQMLQRQGSFRGFPQLSHDAPFKRQLSLRLSELPSTLQRQKDLQSLQEESGSPTSPLSPSRPQQNTSFQAFQPAQPTAATHNVAQQDSISSLCQQLSMGLDELSSKDPFADFSGMNATTSPPSNSMSSGVGTSMYSPNRQPLPPQQNAPMSVTAVSNAALPIRQANPWENTATADSTTKTAVSPAKSAWTPGHRRQLSDADRWLETAQQTAGAANSPGNPFLTGSQANNSVVKSKSSPYNLSNQTSTPPSERPPLIKSHTINDPFMPMQMPATNSQHNGVGNQQASYANMSASMAKSSPVAQQRTFNGGLNSSWTNDMSRNLPARNQPSPQIDPFDAQWSALANKQNQPPSPGNPFNNRNVVKTFEINL from the exons ACGTCTGTTCCACTCAAGTCAAAACAAGGGTGTCCGTGTTGGAACCAACAATTTCCATCGGTCGTTCCGAAAGTCACTGAGAAAATCTTTTAGGATGAAGAAACTAAGGCGCAGCCTGAGCAAAAGGGAAACATATGTACCGGAATGCAGCAAACCACACCAATGGCAAGAGGATGAGAAGTTAGTCAAAGCTGGAACCTGTAATTTCCCAGTAAAG taTTTAGGAAGTGTGGAGGTTGCTGAATCCAGGGGCATGCCAATATGTGAAGAAGCAGTTCGAAAACTCAGAGAT ATGGGGAAAAAGAAAGTCAGGGCGATTCTGTGGGTGTCTTCAGATGGACTTAGAGTTGTTGATGAAGACAGCAAG GGCTTGATCGTAGACCAAACTATCGAGAAGGTATCATTCTGTGCCCCAGACAGGAATAATGAGAGGGCGTTCTCTTACATCTGTCGTGATGGTACCACTAGGAGATGGCTGTGCCATGCTTTCATTGCTCAAAGGGATTCG GGAGAGAGACTGAGCCATGCTGTAGGTTGTGCATTTTCTGCATGTCTTGAAAGGAAACAGAAGAGAGATAAGGAATGCGGCGTCAAGGTGGAATTTGATGTCAACAAAACCACCTTTGCCAGGCAGGGATCATTCCGGGAGCCAACCCTGACGGAAAAATTGGAAATGCAGAAAAGAGAACGAGAAGCAGAAGAGAAGAGCAGAACAG GAAGTGCCTCCCAACCACCCATTCAGCCAGTTTACAATCCCCATGCTGTTCCAAGGAGACATGCCACCGCACAGATGTTGCAGAGGCAGGGATCATTCCGTGGATTTCCCCAACTCTCCCATGATGCTCCATTCAAGAGGCAGCTGTCACTTAGACTCAGTGAACTGCCATCAACGCTACAAAGACAGAAAGATCTACAAAGTCTACAGGAGGAATCTG GATCACCAACGTCTCCATTGTCACCAAGCCGACCACAGCAAAACACTTCGTTCCAGGCTTTCCAACCTGCACAGCCGACTGCAGCAACCCACAATGTTGCACAGCAAGACAGCATCAGTTCCTTGTGTCAGCAACTAAGCATGGGATTGGATGAACTCAGCAGTAAAGATCCATTTGCTGACTTCTCAGGAATGAACGCAACGACATCTCCACCTTCAAACTCCATGTCGTCAGGAGTCGGTACCTCCATGTACTCACCAAACAGACAACCACTACCACCTCAACAAA ATGCTCCTATGTCAGTGACTGCTGTTAGCAATGCAGCGTTGCCGATTAGACAAGCCAATCCATGGGAAAACACAGCTACAGCAGACAGCACAACAAAGACAGCAGTTTCACCGGCCAAGTCAGCCTGGACACCAGGACACAGAAGACAACTCTCAGATGCCGACAGGTGGCTTGAGACGGCCCAGCAGACTGCCGGAGCAGCAAACAGCCCTGGAAATCCATTCTTGACTGGATCACAGGCCAATAACAGTGTTGTCAAAAGCAAGTCCAGTCCGTACAACCTGTCGAACCAGACTAGCACACCGCCGTCTGAGAGACCTCCGCTGATAAAAAGCCATACTATAAACGACCCATTTATGCCTATGCAGATGCCAGCAACAAACAGTCAACATAACGGAGTAGGAAACCAGCAGGCAAGCTATGCCAATATGAGCGCATCAATGGCCAAGTCATCACCCGTTGCACAGCAAAGAACTTTCAATGGGGGACTCAACAGTTCCTGGACAAACGACATGTCGCGCAACCTGCCTGCTAGAAACCAACCATCTCCACAAATTGACCCATTTGATGCTCAGTGGAGCGCTCTCGCCAACAAGCAGAACCAGCCGCCAAGCCCGGGAAATCCATTCAACAACCGAAATGTTGTCAAAACTTTTGAAATCAACCTATGA
- the LOC139150391 gene encoding protein numb-like isoform X3, whose product MWRIRRLFHSSQNKGVRVGTNNFHRSFRKSLRKSFRMKKLRRSLSKRETYVPECSKPHQWQEDEKLVKAGTCNFPVKYLGSVEVAESRGMPICEEAVRKLRDMGKKKVRAILWVSSDGLRVVDEDSKGLIVDQTIEKVSFCAPDRNNERAFSYICRDGTTRRWLCHAFIAQRDSGERLSHAVGCAFSACLERKQKRDKECGVKVEFDVNKTTFARQGSFREPTLTEKLEMQKREREAEEKSRTGSASQPPIQPVYNPHAVPRRHATAQMLQRQGSFRGFPQLSHDAPFKRQLSLRLSELPSTLQRQKDLQSLQEESGSPTSPLSPSRPQQNTSFQAFQPAQPTAATHNVAQQDSISSLCQQLSMGLDELSSKDPFADFSGMNATTSPPSNSMSSGVGTSMYSPNRQPLPPQQNAPMSVTAVSNAALPIRQANPWENTATADSTTKTAVSPAKSAWTPGHRRQLSDADRWLETAQQTAGAANSPGNPFLTGSQANNSVVKSKSSPYNLSNQTSTPPSERPPLIKSHTINDPFMPMQMPATNSQHNGVGNQQASYANMSASMAKSSPVAQQRTFNGGLNSSWTNDMSRNLPARNQPSPQIDPFDAQWSALANKQNQPPSPGNPFNNRNVVKTFEINL is encoded by the exons ACGTCTGTTCCACTCAAGTCAAAACAAGGGTGTCCGTGTTGGAACCAACAATTTCCATCGGTCGTTCCGAAAGTCACTGAGAAAATCTTTTAGGATGAAGAAACTAAGGCGCAGCCTGAGCAAAAGGGAAACATATGTACCGGAATGCAGCAAACCACACCAATGGCAAGAGGATGAGAAGTTAGTCAAAGCTGGAACCTGTAATTTCCCAGTAAAG taTTTAGGAAGTGTGGAGGTTGCTGAATCCAGGGGCATGCCAATATGTGAAGAAGCAGTTCGAAAACTCAGAGAT ATGGGGAAAAAGAAAGTCAGGGCGATTCTGTGGGTGTCTTCAGATGGACTTAGAGTTGTTGATGAAGACAGCAAG GGCTTGATCGTAGACCAAACTATCGAGAAGGTATCATTCTGTGCCCCAGACAGGAATAATGAGAGGGCGTTCTCTTACATCTGTCGTGATGGTACCACTAGGAGATGGCTGTGCCATGCTTTCATTGCTCAAAGGGATTCG GGAGAGAGACTGAGCCATGCTGTAGGTTGTGCATTTTCTGCATGTCTTGAAAGGAAACAGAAGAGAGATAAGGAATGCGGCGTCAAGGTGGAATTTGATGTCAACAAAACCACCTTTGCCAGGCAGGGATCATTCCGGGAGCCAACCCTGACGGAAAAATTGGAAATGCAGAAAAGAGAACGAGAAGCAGAAGAGAAGAGCAGAACAG GAAGTGCCTCCCAACCACCCATTCAGCCAGTTTACAATCCCCATGCTGTTCCAAGGAGACATGCCACCGCACAGATGTTGCAGAGGCAGGGATCATTCCGTGGATTTCCCCAACTCTCCCATGATGCTCCATTCAAGAGGCAGCTGTCACTTAGACTCAGTGAACTGCCATCAACGCTACAAAGACAGAAAGATCTACAAAGTCTACAGGAGGAATCTG GATCACCAACGTCTCCATTGTCACCAAGCCGACCACAGCAAAACACTTCGTTCCAGGCTTTCCAACCTGCACAGCCGACTGCAGCAACCCACAATGTTGCACAGCAAGACAGCATCAGTTCCTTGTGTCAGCAACTAAGCATGGGATTGGATGAACTCAGCAGTAAAGATCCATTTGCTGACTTCTCAGGAATGAACGCAACGACATCTCCACCTTCAAACTCCATGTCGTCAGGAGTCGGTACCTCCATGTACTCACCAAACAGACAACCACTACCACCTCAACAAA ATGCTCCTATGTCAGTGACTGCTGTTAGCAATGCAGCGTTGCCGATTAGACAAGCCAATCCATGGGAAAACACAGCTACAGCAGACAGCACAACAAAGACAGCAGTTTCACCGGCCAAGTCAGCCTGGACACCAGGACACAGAAGACAACTCTCAGATGCCGACAGGTGGCTTGAGACGGCCCAGCAGACTGCCGGAGCAGCAAACAGCCCTGGAAATCCATTCTTGACTGGATCACAGGCCAATAACAGTGTTGTCAAAAGCAAGTCCAGTCCGTACAACCTGTCGAACCAGACTAGCACACCGCCGTCTGAGAGACCTCCGCTGATAAAAAGCCATACTATAAACGACCCATTTATGCCTATGCAGATGCCAGCAACAAACAGTCAACATAACGGAGTAGGAAACCAGCAGGCAAGCTATGCCAATATGAGCGCATCAATGGCCAAGTCATCACCCGTTGCACAGCAAAGAACTTTCAATGGGGGACTCAACAGTTCCTGGACAAACGACATGTCGCGCAACCTGCCTGCTAGAAACCAACCATCTCCACAAATTGACCCATTTGATGCTCAGTGGAGCGCTCTCGCCAACAAGCAGAACCAGCCGCCAAGCCCGGGAAATCCATTCAACAACCGAAATGTTGTCAAAACTTTTGAAATCAACCTATGA
- the LOC139150391 gene encoding protein numb-like isoform X1 translates to MSVLRLSMNKKKDVADPKATGSTIAAPSHFNLHKETAQPGRLFHSSQNKGVRVGTNNFHRSFRKSLRKSFRMKKLRRSLSKRETYVPECSKPHQWQEDEKLVKAGTCNFPVKYLGSVEVAESRGMPICEEAVRKLRDMGKKKVRAILWVSSDGLRVVDEDSKGLIVDQTIEKVSFCAPDRNNERAFSYICRDGTTRRWLCHAFIAQRDSGERLSHAVGCAFSACLERKQKRDKECGVKVEFDVNKTTFARQGSFREPTLTEKLEMQKREREAEEKSRTGSASQPPIQPVYNPHAVPRRHATAQMLQRQGSFRGFPQLSHDAPFKRQLSLRLSELPSTLQRQKDLQSLQEESGSPTSPLSPSRPQQNTSFQAFQPAQPTAATHNVAQQDSISSLCQQLSMGLDELSSKDPFADFSGMNATTSPPSNSMSSGVGTSMYSPNRQPLPPQQNAPMSVTAVSNAALPIRQANPWENTATADSTTKTAVSPAKSAWTPGHRRQLSDADRWLETAQQTAGAANSPGNPFLTGSQANNSVVKSKSSPYNLSNQTSTPPSERPPLIKSHTINDPFMPMQMPATNSQHNGVGNQQASYANMSASMAKSSPVAQQRTFNGGLNSSWTNDMSRNLPARNQPSPQIDPFDAQWSALANKQNQPPSPGNPFNNRNVVKTFEINL, encoded by the exons ACGTCTGTTCCACTCAAGTCAAAACAAGGGTGTCCGTGTTGGAACCAACAATTTCCATCGGTCGTTCCGAAAGTCACTGAGAAAATCTTTTAGGATGAAGAAACTAAGGCGCAGCCTGAGCAAAAGGGAAACATATGTACCGGAATGCAGCAAACCACACCAATGGCAAGAGGATGAGAAGTTAGTCAAAGCTGGAACCTGTAATTTCCCAGTAAAG taTTTAGGAAGTGTGGAGGTTGCTGAATCCAGGGGCATGCCAATATGTGAAGAAGCAGTTCGAAAACTCAGAGAT ATGGGGAAAAAGAAAGTCAGGGCGATTCTGTGGGTGTCTTCAGATGGACTTAGAGTTGTTGATGAAGACAGCAAG GGCTTGATCGTAGACCAAACTATCGAGAAGGTATCATTCTGTGCCCCAGACAGGAATAATGAGAGGGCGTTCTCTTACATCTGTCGTGATGGTACCACTAGGAGATGGCTGTGCCATGCTTTCATTGCTCAAAGGGATTCG GGAGAGAGACTGAGCCATGCTGTAGGTTGTGCATTTTCTGCATGTCTTGAAAGGAAACAGAAGAGAGATAAGGAATGCGGCGTCAAGGTGGAATTTGATGTCAACAAAACCACCTTTGCCAGGCAGGGATCATTCCGGGAGCCAACCCTGACGGAAAAATTGGAAATGCAGAAAAGAGAACGAGAAGCAGAAGAGAAGAGCAGAACAG GAAGTGCCTCCCAACCACCCATTCAGCCAGTTTACAATCCCCATGCTGTTCCAAGGAGACATGCCACCGCACAGATGTTGCAGAGGCAGGGATCATTCCGTGGATTTCCCCAACTCTCCCATGATGCTCCATTCAAGAGGCAGCTGTCACTTAGACTCAGTGAACTGCCATCAACGCTACAAAGACAGAAAGATCTACAAAGTCTACAGGAGGAATCTG GATCACCAACGTCTCCATTGTCACCAAGCCGACCACAGCAAAACACTTCGTTCCAGGCTTTCCAACCTGCACAGCCGACTGCAGCAACCCACAATGTTGCACAGCAAGACAGCATCAGTTCCTTGTGTCAGCAACTAAGCATGGGATTGGATGAACTCAGCAGTAAAGATCCATTTGCTGACTTCTCAGGAATGAACGCAACGACATCTCCACCTTCAAACTCCATGTCGTCAGGAGTCGGTACCTCCATGTACTCACCAAACAGACAACCACTACCACCTCAACAAA ATGCTCCTATGTCAGTGACTGCTGTTAGCAATGCAGCGTTGCCGATTAGACAAGCCAATCCATGGGAAAACACAGCTACAGCAGACAGCACAACAAAGACAGCAGTTTCACCGGCCAAGTCAGCCTGGACACCAGGACACAGAAGACAACTCTCAGATGCCGACAGGTGGCTTGAGACGGCCCAGCAGACTGCCGGAGCAGCAAACAGCCCTGGAAATCCATTCTTGACTGGATCACAGGCCAATAACAGTGTTGTCAAAAGCAAGTCCAGTCCGTACAACCTGTCGAACCAGACTAGCACACCGCCGTCTGAGAGACCTCCGCTGATAAAAAGCCATACTATAAACGACCCATTTATGCCTATGCAGATGCCAGCAACAAACAGTCAACATAACGGAGTAGGAAACCAGCAGGCAAGCTATGCCAATATGAGCGCATCAATGGCCAAGTCATCACCCGTTGCACAGCAAAGAACTTTCAATGGGGGACTCAACAGTTCCTGGACAAACGACATGTCGCGCAACCTGCCTGCTAGAAACCAACCATCTCCACAAATTGACCCATTTGATGCTCAGTGGAGCGCTCTCGCCAACAAGCAGAACCAGCCGCCAAGCCCGGGAAATCCATTCAACAACCGAAATGTTGTCAAAACTTTTGAAATCAACCTATGA